CTTCGGCAAAAAGCTCTGGGTCGAAAGCCCCTTTTTCGCGGCGATGGACGCCGCCAGCCGCCTTGAGTGCGGCCCTGGCTTCCTGCAGGGAGGTGGCGTGCTTCATCGCTTCCGCTTTGGCTTCCTCCATCGAGATAAAGCTTCCTTCAAATTGCGCCAAGGTCAAAGCCAACGCGCTGTCCGGGTTGGTTTCCAAAAGCTGCGGCTGGGCCAAGACCTGTTCCCTTCCCAAAAGGAAAGAGAAAATTATTATGGTCTGTATTATAAAGAGTCCCTTAACTTTGTCTTTCACCTACCCACACTCCTTTTGCCCCTGATTGGCCCGGTTTGTTCTCTACAGTTCCAGATTGAAGTTTTTGCGCGCCTCGTCGGTCAAAATGGCGGATATCAGCATTGCGGTCGATCTCCGGTACATTTTCTCAAAGTCCAAACCTTCCCACGGCTTGCCGGTCGATACCTCGCGGCTCGAAAGATGGTCGATGATTTCCATAACCCCCCGGCAATGGGCCCAGAGAATGATGGACATCTCCACCGGGTTTGTCTCCCTCCGGAAACTGCCGTCTTCAATTCCTTTGCGTATCACTTCCTGCACCACCCCGCCCAAGCACTGCCCGGACTCGGCACAGGCTTTTTTCATCTCCTCCGAAACCTGGGCGTGCAACTGGGTGTTTTCGGAAAAGGAAAACATTTTGAAGTAATCGTGATGGCGCTTGTAGAAGGCGTAATAGGCCTGCCCCAAATTTTCCAAAAGCTTGACGGAACTTTCGCCGGTTGCGGCCGCCTCTTGGAACATTTTCAAAAGGATTTGATGCCCCCGGCAGATGATGGCCATATACAAATCCTCTTTGCTTTTGTAGTAAAGGTAGAGGGTTCCTTTGGAAAGCTCGGCCCGCTCGGCTATTTCATCCATCGTGGATATGGCCAGCCCCTTTTCAAAAAACACCGTTTCCGCCGCGTTCAGAATCTCCTCTTTTCGGTGAAGCTTTTCTCTTTCTTTTCGTTCGGTTATTCCCATTCCAGCTCCTTCATTTAGGTCAACCCTTCAGAACCAATGACTGACCGTCAGTCATAAATTACGCTTTAATCTATTGAAAGTTTCGCTTTTGTCAAGAAAAAAATCTAAAATCATATAACTTATTGAAAAAATTTGACTTATATCATATTAGTAAGTGTTTTCACATTATCAAATGATTCCCTTAGCGGATTTATTGGCTATCTTCATGAGCAATTATTTTGAGCTGAATCAATTGTTTCTTTGCTTATATTTCGTTGCCGATGAAACGAATCTCCAATCAGGAAGTAGCTCGCATCATCGCCGAAATCGGCGAATATCTGGATATGGAAGGGGTTCCCTTTAAACCCCGGGCCTACGAAAAAGCGGCCCAGGTAGTTGGCGATTTAGATCAGTCCCTTTCTGAACTGTATCAAACCGGCGGGCTTAAGGCCCTCGAACAAATCCCCGGCGTGGGGACCTCAATCGCCAAAAAAATCGAGGAGCTGCTCAAGACCGGCCGTCTCAAATATTACGACGAACTGAAAAAGAAAATTCCGGTCGATTTGTCGGGCCTGCGCAAAATAGAAGGACTGGGGCCGAAGTCTATCAAAAAATTGTACGAAAAGCTGGGGGTCAGAACGGTTGCCGACTTGGAGAAAGCGGCTAAAGCAGGGAAAATTTCCAAATTAGAACACTTCGGCGCCAAATCGGAGGAAAACATTCTTAAAGGACTCGAGTTTTTGAAAAAAGCCACGGGCCGCTTTCTTTTGGGAATGGCCCTGCCCATCGGAAGGAAAATCGAGGCGCGCTTGAAGGGGCTGGAGGAGGTGGAGCGGGTTACTCTGGCCGGGTCTTTGCGCCGCCGCAAGGAAACCATCGGCGATTTGGATATTTTGGTCGTCTCAAAAAAACCGATGCCGGTGATGGATTTCTTCGTCTCGATGCCGGAGGTGGTGCGGGTGACCGCCCA
This genomic window from Verrucomicrobiia bacterium contains:
- a CDS encoding TetR/AcrR family transcriptional regulator — its product is MGITERKEREKLHRKEEILNAAETVFFEKGLAISTMDEIAERAELSKGTLYLYYKSKEDLYMAIICRGHQILLKMFQEAAATGESSVKLLENLGQAYYAFYKRHHDYFKMFSFSENTQLHAQVSEEMKKACAESGQCLGGVVQEVIRKGIEDGSFRRETNPVEMSIILWAHCRGVMEIIDHLSSREVSTGKPWEGLDFEKMYRRSTAMLISAILTDEARKNFNLEL